The window ATAAAACGCCACCGTTTCATCACTCTCTTTGGCGgctctatctctctctcccaCTCTCGAGCTCTCGGAAGAAGCTCTCCGCACCAAAAACCCTAAAGCTCTCACCTTTCCTTGTTACACATACACAGACACATCTCCACATTCAGCAGCGCTTCACGTAATGGAGTCCTCTCCTTTGAAAAAGCTCGAGCAGCTAGAGTTCTCTCTAGATTCCGTCACTGATCTCTCCTCCTCCCCTTCCGCTTCGCCGTCCTCTCCCGCCGTAGCTACGTTCTCGTGCGTTGACGGCGTCACGGAGCTCCGGTTTCTCCAATCGGACTCGACCCATTGTTTCACTTTTGATCTCGCTTCAGCTCAGGTGAAACACTTATTTGAATTTTGGTGTAGAAGACCCAATATGCAATTTGATCGTATGGTGTTTTGTTTCACAGTTATTCAAGTTGGGGACAGTTCAGTTCATATGTGTATCTGATGATAACTCAGAGGAGGAGGTTCGTAAAAGTTACTTACTTTACTATATTTATACTTGATTATGTAATCAGTAATGTGTTCATTTTGTTGCGTTTGGAACAGAGATCATTCTCGAAAGGAGTTAATATAAAGTTTGGAAGTGAGAAGGATAGCAAAGAGTTTTGTGATTCATTTGAGGAGTGGAGAAAGGATGCTCTTGTTCATGGTGCGTCTTAGACTCTGAAGAACCAGTTTTCTATTTGTGCATACTCATTGAttgttcttctcattcttttgtTTGTAGGATCATCCACAGTTTCAGCTAGTAAAAGCAAGTTTGACGATAAGATTGAGGCGTCCTCTGCCAAAATGTATTTCCATTACTATGGACAACTCCTACATCAGCAAAACATGCTTCAAGATTATGTCAGGACAGGTAAAATTATATGGGATTGTATGTATTTGGTTGCCTCGGAACTGGTCCACTTCTCTTGTAGAGGATGTAAATTCATCAGAAGAAATATCATCTGTCTTCTTAGCACCTCATTCATGTCTTCAGGTACATATTACGCTGCGGTGATGGAGAACCGTTCAGATTTTGCTGGTCGTGTTGTGGTCGATGTGGGTGCTGGGAGTGGCATTTTGTCTATGTTTGCTGCCCAGGTATGCATTAAGATTACTTGTTTAATGACTTTTGTGTATTTTTGCTTCTGTCTCTTTCATACATGTCTAATaccttttttactttttatgaaTTAGGCTGGTGCCAAGCATGTGTATGCTGTAGAAGCATCAGAAATGGCTGAATATGCACGTAAGCTGATCGCTGGTAACCCCTTGTTTGCTGATCGAATCACAGTAAGACTTCTGATTACTTTTATTTTGCTGTGCTATATGCATTTTTTTCTGATGTTGTTGAACCTGGCAGGTCATCAAGGGAAAGGTCGAGGATATTGAGTTGCCTGAGAAAGCGGATATTTTAATCTCTGAACCAATGGGTAAGTGTTTCAGCGCAGAGTTTAGAATGTGCCACTTTCTTATATGTGGGCAAAGTGTTTTGACATGCCTTGTAATTTATATCAGGCACCTTATTGGTCAATGAGAGAATGTTGGAATCGTATGTAATTGCTAGGGATCGTTTCATGTCTCCGAATGGCAAAATGTTTCCCACTGTTGGAAGGTAAAGTCAACCTCTGAGAGGCTATTCTTTAtgtctattattattattatgtattttgaTTCTCTTGTTGTTTTATCATTGTAGGATTCACATGGCACCTTTCTCGGatgagtttttatttattgaaatgGCAAATAAGGTAAGGAATGCCACTATATGTTCTAAGACTATATGTTGGAGATTGCTCTCTGTTACATTTACATATATTGTTTCTTACTCTATGCAGGCTTTGTTTTGGCAACAACAGAACTATTATGGAGTTGATTTGACACCTCTGTTTGGATCAGCACACCAAGGTTATTTTTCTCAGGTACATGTGTTTTCACACCAGCAAAATACTAGTTTGTAACCGGTTCATTGTATTAGGTTATTCTCTAACTATCATAACCAAAATATTGATGAGTCATATCTGCGGATTGTACAGCCCGTGGTTGATGCATTTGATCCGAGGTTACTGGTTGCTCCCCCTACGTTTCATGCGATAGATTTCACTCAGATGAAGGTATACGCTACTTAGAACCGTTCTTTGGGTTTCTCTAACGTCAAGGAACTGAGTAAGTAACTTTCAGTCTCAATTTATTTTCACAGGAAGAAGATTTTTATGAGATCGATATCCCATTGAAGTTTACTTCTTCCGTATGCACCCGAGTGCACGGACTTGCCTGCTGGTTCGACGTTCTCTTCGACGGGAGGtacttttgcttcttttttttttttttggttaagcCATGTCGTTTTCAAAGTGTACCTACAACTCATGGTTTTATTCTTTTTCCAACAGCACGGTACAAAGATGGCTCACAACTGCTCCTGGTGCGCCTACAACGCATTGGTACCAGATCAGATGTGTTCTGGCACAACCCATTTATGTGATGGCAGGTCAAGAGATCACTGGTAGACTTCATTTGGTAGCTCACAGTGCTCAGAGTTACACCATTGATCTAACTCTATCAGGTCCAGCTTACTCTTcctatgttttttttgtcattcaAAAGTATTATCAGGATTTTTAACAAAACTTTTGGATTTTAAACAGCTAAAATGTGGGGTCCTGGTGCAAGTCAAGGAGGAATCCTCCAATCATCGACAGGCAAATTCGATCTGAAGGAACCTTACTATAGAATGTCTCAGCCACAAGCATACCCTGCTGCACAAGAGCCACCATTACCACCACAACCGCAGCTAAACCCACAGGTTAAAAAAAATGCATTCAGCAGCTAGAATAGTTATGTTTGCTTTCTTTTTATGTGTACCAATATGTGTATATACTACGAGCAGGACATACAGATACAGAGCGATGATTTTGAAGAAGAGTTATTACAAGAACCGGCACAGAACGCGAGTACCACCCAGCTATAATGCTTATAGATCATTGAATCTCATTCATCTTTGGACTTGTGGATTCATGTTTGTAGGTTCCTTATGAGTTTGGCTACGGTTCCATGTAACAACAGTGTTTGCacctttgtgttttttttccaCAACTAATCAAGTTATCTATGATATTTACCTACATGATTTTGTTTTACATTGATAGCATCAAACGCCTACGTAAACATAAAACATTCTTGCTTTAGTTTACATTTTTATCCTCTAGCTAAACCTGCAGATAATCCAAAGTAATATACACAATAATTAGGCTTTCAACCTTGGGATAGTAtcataaaaagaaaatcaaactcATGCTCTATTATATGACAGTGTAACAAGACTACGGAAAAGAGATTTCTATTCTTATAAAATTCACTTTTGACTGCTGAATGTTAAAGCTGTTTGCACGCTTCCGACAGTAACAAATGCAATACTGTCGGGTTAGGACAGCGAAGGAGATTCTGCAACTGCAAGCTTAAAGTGATCTTTGTAAGAGATTAGTTTTGTAAGGTTTTCATGTACATAGTAAAGTTAGTAACAATGTGGTTGTGTTAACTCTGATGAGGAGGGATAacagtgaaaattttatttactgTTTCACTGCATTACATCAAACCTTTGACTACACAACCGTCAAATAAAacgaaaagataaaaaaaaaaatagaataaagaaaaaaaaaactagatctGGGAAAACGACGTCGCATCAGTCGTCGGAGTCATCACCTCCACCAAAGATGGAGAAGCGGTTGTAGAGTAAGAACAAGATCAGGACTAGGAACAGCGCGACGCCTACTGGAGATCCGCTAACACGGTGAATGGACTCGGGCTCTCCGGTAGAGAAAATGGCGGATACGAAGGAACCGCGTTCAGAGGAGAGGAACTGGATGGTGAGGAGGAGGATGATGGGGAGCAAGAGGAGTCCCACTGGACAGAGAAGCTCTGAGATCCCGTCTGTGATGGCTTCTCCTCCGTCTCCGAGGAAGAAGGGAACGAAGACTACCAATGCAACGACGACGGCGAGTATGATACCGTGTGGGGTAGATCCGCCACCGCCTACGACGCCTTGACGATCTTGGTACATTAGTGTTGAGAGTGACTGTTGTTAGagtgtctttttcttttttgttttacagTTGGAATGTCGACAGTAAGACTAGAGAgccttttcctttttcaaaattataggCCGTGTTTGAAAACCGGTCGAACCGCATCTCGGTCCTCTACAACCCAACAAGGAACAAGTACAAGGTTATGTACAAAGCATTCCATACTGGGCCCTTACGTGGCACCAGGGCCCTTTTTACGTTCTTTACAATAATAATATCCATTTTCAAAAATGAGTAGTAATAGAGGAATATGGGTTTTGAGTCACTTTTGACACAGGAATATAATAGACCGAAATGAATAAGCTTATTGTGATACTTGAACATGTATTACATAGCCATGCTATAATAGTGTGTATAAGAGTGTAGTTGAGTCGTCCATTTCACTAATGTGTAAATTAATATTGACGTTTAAAGTATctatgatcatttttttttaactaaaggctttcaaatttaaatagcaTAAAACTTTTACAAGATAAAGCGATAAAACCCTATAGCTTACTACCTTGAAGAAGTCACTCTTTACTCACGGATATGTGCATCAAGTATGGATTTTTCCATTATAAGGGGCTCGTACATGTTCGGCAGTACATTGATCCATTCCAACCTATATATACAACCaaataaattagatatatatgtatatatatgtcaaatGTTTAGAAGTTACGTGATAGTTAGACGAACAAGGCAACAAGCACCAGCATGGCACCAGAATCTAATAATGCCTCAACTTCAACACAAAAGACACGCTTGACACTTAGCTGAAAAGCAAAAAGAAATAATCATTTCTACACACACCAAGCACTGCACTGGCTGATACTAATTAAGTTCATGCATCGATCAACAGTGCAATAACATTTTTACTTTCTagtaacaaaagaaattaaaacaacTATAAGATAACAACAATGGAATCAGTAAAGTTTTTTAAGATCTCAATGGGCCAGCTACTACATTTTGATGTAAAAGATGCTTCACAAATATTTCACAACGGAAAACTGATCGTATTCACATGGTCACGTCTGAAGTATCTATCTTCGCAGATTTTTGGAATATACATATGACAAGTCCAAAGTTGGGTCCCCacgcaaaaaaagaagaagaagaattataaaatataataatagatcACAATGATTTATAATATGAATATGGTTACGTCAGAAGGCAGGCTCTTTTTTATTTTGCCTTCTGTCTCTTTGCAGAATTGTTCGTCTTTATTTTCACCTCAGGGACCCCTTTTGATGTACTTGTCCCGACCATCGCTTCCACATATTATATCATCTGAATTTATTAATGTTATCATAACACTGTGCTGTGTTACAAACTTGTGGTTTTTGGTCGGGACAGCAAACTCAATATGTTGGCTTGCATTAAATTTGAGTTCTTATATATTAGATTAGCTGGTTGGTGATCTAACCATGTTAATGATAGTGTTGTAGATGCTGTTGACTTCTTGTTGTGTTGCATGTCTTACTTAAAATTTGTGGGGctccaaaacaaaataagaagatAAAACTATTGAACTGTTGGAATCATAATGCATGTGCAAAGCCATGTGCCTTTTGATTCCACTCATTTAATACtcaaaaaccctaaaacctGTTGACTGCTTTTGTTACTATTGTAATAGTATTATTATGTACCAACACATCTGGTTTAAGCGACACCACAAACATAATTTTGGGAGAATTAGACATATTGAAATAATATAAGAATGTAATCATAAAAATTATAACACAAAACAGCAAGTATCCTAAGCTCAATTCTCCTAAAGGTTTTAAGCTTTTATAATGAATCATTGATGATGAACAACATCTAGCCAATAGGCCAAACATAGAAATGAAAAAGATAAATAGTGTGACATTACATTACTAGTTGTACTCAAAATATCAAACCAAAGAACAAATAAACAGCCTAACTAATCACATGAATGAAATAAAAGTTCTTATAATGTATCTCTTTTAACTTCTCATAGTAACCAACGAAGAAACTGAGTCCAAGTTTTGAGTTGTGTTTTTATCAGTTGATGACTCTGTAGTAGTACCACCTTTATGAACAGTCTTGGCTCTCATTGGACTTGCAAACGCCCTTCCCCATGCGCTTTTATTCCCCatcttatgatgatgatgatcaaccGTTGATGATGCTgaagttgatgatgatgatgatgtcatAATCATAAACCCACCAAAGATACCACCACATTTCACCATTTCATTCATAGCATCAGCTgcttcaccaccaccaccattgcTAATAACCTTTGAGTGTTCTCTTTGTGACTCAATCCTTTTCAAGGCGCAATCTCCAAACCCGTTAGAGATCCTCTCAAAGAAATCACCAGAGAAGCTTCTGCTTCCACACCCCACAGATCTAGATCTCAACACTTTCCTCTCTAAAGACGACCCACCAGCACCACTACCAACACCGTTAGCTGGCGTCTCTACAACAACTTTGTTACTACTAGAgctctcatcttcttcctcctttaTCACATCAATGCCTCCACCAACAACCTTGTTAGATGTCTCTGTTGTCTGGTTTCTTACCGAAGGATGGCTAACTTTTTTTGTGGCGGCGGCTATATGATGTTTGGAAGAGTAGAGATGAAGAAACGACCAGAACCCACTTCGTTTCTTGCGGTTTAAACTCTCACCGTAAGCAGCAGCCGAAGATTTGCTTCTCTTGTAGATAAGACTAgccgaagaagaggaagaggatgaagaagcaGCTGCGAGCATACTCTTCTTCTTGGCAAGAAGAAACGGGAGgctgttgttgttattgttgttgttgctgtctCTTCCAGATGAGAGTGACAGAGCAAGAGAGGTGGTGGTGGAAGAAGGAGAGAAGGATTtagaagaagaggaagcagaGAGGTGGTTTGGTTTAGGGAGAGGGAAAGAGGAAGTGACGAGCTTACCGAGCTTTTCTTGGAGACATAGTGGACAGATACCACCAGGGTTCTTTGTGTAAGGATGTGTTGTGCATTGCATCCCATCTCCCATGTCTTGATCTTTGAGGTCCACCATTGCAACAAGATAaggaagcaagaagaagaaaaccaaAAATCTATGAGTCTTCTCTGTGGTTCCCTCTGCTTCTGCGTGTAATGAAGTAGAGATTCAGCTTTTAGCTAGCGTCTGttgagagatggagagagagattACGTGTTTGTGAGTGAGAGATGAGAGAGGAGTGTGTAGAGTTTGtagagaaagagaaaagagagtCGAGTTCCCACAAGTGCACGTGAGAGTTCTGACCTGTACCGGCTCTTTAGCTCGTCTTCTTCGGATCTTTAATTATAATAGCTCTCTCATTTTCTTAACATatgcacccaaaaaaaaaaaactctctcattttaattttttttttggctccattattcttttttcttcttgggGGTAAAATGTTAAGATAAGAGTCCAATATTCCACGTGTCTTTCTAGctatttttagttttatgaaAACACTAATTAACTTCATTTGTTTTTAAGTGACCATTTACATTACAAAAAATTGCCGTTGTGATTAAGAAcaaaagtttaattttatttttgtagggtTCAACTTTTTTCACATTTGAAGATTTGGTGTAATatgttttagcaaaaaaaaacaacaaaaagattTGGTGTATTTGTATCTGATAAACTGGTTAGATCTAGATGACAAATGTAAAAGGGAACATTATTGAGGATTTATTAATTGgtttttttagtttggtttaaatTCATAAACCGACAAACCCCAAGTAGCATAAACTATTTTAGgataaattagtttaatttgAATCTGACCCCAAAGAAAATAGTCGATGAATAAACTAAACATTTGATGTAGAAGATCATAGGGCCAACATTTCTAGCTTAATTACATATTATAGTTAAATAGACTCTTAATTTGTACTCCATTATTTTTGGTTACAGTGTAGAATTTTTTCGAGCCAAAACCCAAAGCATCGAAACTCGAACTTGCAACTTTGAGTCCCGTGTGGAAAGTCACTAGTAGAGTTACAAATGACGGATGATTCTAGTTTTATGCtaataactatttttattatatcCATGGTTTTAGTTCACTTGAATcacttcactttttttttttgtcaacacttcactttttttagttatatcaattttatattaaaaaaaaaagaataactaAAACTTTTATGTTGGAGGTCGAGTTTCCTCTTAATTGAAGTTTTATGATCAACTAGTTTTTTAACGTATAAATATACGATCAACTcgttaatttcaaatatatattaatgaacATTTGATAGTTGACAACAACGAAAAATACGCTTACTATGCCAATATACCCTAGTTGTTTCCCATGTTAGTCATTTTATAACTTTGGACCCATGCATGTTAGTGTGTATTAAATATCACTTATCCTTAGCTTTTCTAATTACTAAATTCACCGCCTTACGTTTGATAGGCACCAACCAAGCAAACAAAATCATTTATTATTCGCGACCTCTCCATTGTATTTAActtataaaattgtataaattcAAGAAATGCTAAAATCGTAGTGCACCCACCTCTAAATATGGAGTTAACTATTTGATGTGAGAGTATCATCCATATGGTGGAAGTCCGTTTCagatattcatatataatactATCCAGAATCTGAGATTATTGGATCGAAGATCCCGTAACATGAAAAATATTCACGGAGACTAACCTCCATGAATATGGAGTCGTTAGTTTCATGCTATCAGTCAAACTGGTAAGTAATAATCTGCACGTGGCATTGGAATAATTGAGGATCAGGGTTTCACATGGTGTAAATTCGTAGAAGTATTGTGTTTTGGTTAGTTTCTAAACAAGGACATTGCGAGTAAGCTCCTGCCTCCTGCCAAAACGGAAGCTCGAACGTGACCTAGACACATCAATTATTTCTTAGATAAACATAATCTTTGAGGATAAACATATGAGAATGCACATAACCAGGAATTcgattttttactttattttcaaGGGGGTAAAATTGATACGAAGATGAGTTTGAATGGTACAGGATACTGAGCTGTAATCTGTAACGTATCGAAAAGCAAGAGACGtaagagaagaaaaacaaaatgtgGTCCAAGAAATTAATTACTCGTACCTTTTCTCGTCTCTACATTTACTATACAGTTCTTTGTCTGATCTTTCTCCCATTCCTTCTATTTATGGTCCCCTTCCACTTCTGTCAGGTTTAGTTACTACTAattgtttctatttttatacACATAAATTCACATATATTATAGATCCCTTacaatttctaaattttacaGACATAAACGCAGTTCATATTGCTTGGGTGTAAACTCACTAATCTATAGGTGTAAGTGTAAGCCTAACCACGTACACTCGGTAATCTATGGGTGAAACCACATACACCGGTCCATGTATCTGAAGATGCAAGCAGTGGCGGACGGAGAGCATAACGTACGGGGGCACGTGCCCCCAACTaactttttaatttcttttaacaaatgCTATAAAGTGTATATAAGTGCCTCcaactcaaaaataaaatacaatggaattttttttgtgaCTCCTATAAAATCTGTTTCTGCATCTGCCACTGGATGCAAGTGGTGTTTGTAGATGTCAATGGTCTTCCATGACTAACTAGGCGACGAAGTCACTGATGCTGGAGGCATTAGTCGTTACTACATAAGGCATGCGGAGTGGTGGGTTACCATGTGGATGCAAGAGATGCTGAGATGGAGAAGGATAAACTGAGGGTTTGTCTTGACGTAGTCGTTGAAGTAGTTGCTGAGGCAGTGTGTGTCAGAGAGTGAACCAGGAGGCATGCAGAGTGGTAGAGACATGTGGACGCAAGATGCTGAGCTGGCGTGGGATAAACTTGAGGATCAAGTTTATACCGTGGAGAAAAAGGCAAGAGATAAACTTGGGGAGCAAATTTATGCCTTGAGGAATAAGTACATTTCAAGAAAAGGAAAGTGTACTTATTGATATGGAAGTTGTCCATATTCATGTTGCCTTGGAGACTAGGGTTTCAGGAACGTGGAGATCACTATAAAAGAGCTATGGAGTCGTCTGTATTCCATAAGACACTGGCTATTATTATAGAGAAATGGTGAAAATCCTTTAGGGGTGTTCTTGGATCGTGCTGAAGCAGATGCTGAAGTACTGACGGGAAAGAGACATGTTTGGGTAGATTAGGAATCTGTCAGTAACGTGTGTTAAAGTGTTAACACTAACGTTTAAAAGCTGATAAGCAAGTCTTGTAATAGATTGTTTAGGAGATTTCTAATAAATCATAGTTGGTTGCTTGTATCTATTTTGTCTCTTGATTCATCTTCTGTGTTACTCAATTGTGTTTTGCACTAACAGTATCCAGATCCAAGCAACTTTTTAATCTTCCTATAATAGAGTGAAGAAAGACTTAGAATCGTAAAATTATCAATAAATCATTGAGCGTACTTACTCCATAGAGCTTTATAACAAATGTATATGACGGCTTTGTATAACAAAGAAAGATTACATAAACAAATATTCTTATTGCTACTCCAACTTACTTTCTACTTTCATCTGTCTgagatgataatttattttaaacagcTCGTGAGGCCAAAGATCTTAAAAGTTTTGGCAAGTAAATGTGGACATAAAAAGGAAAACACAGAAGATGCAGCAGCAACGAAGTAAAGTTTCCGTTGAAACGCTGACCTTACAACCGCGATCTGGCTTGTTCCAAGGGAGCGCTCTGCAACACATATAGTCAAAGAGTCTGAGTTACAATCGAGAGCCTAAACGGTAAGATGCTAAACTGGACATGTTTATAGATATTAAGTTGATATCATTAAGTAATAgccatttaatatatatatataagcaagTCTGAACAAGGTTATGTTAATACTCACCAGAGGAGCTCCTTTAGATCCCCTTTCAGCCAAGAAATCACAAGGCTTGAAGAAACCACCATAAGCCTTCGACCACTCATCTAGCTTTGAGTAAATGTATTTCGATCCAATGGAATCAGCCCAGAACATGATTCCTCCTCTGTTCACAAGAGATTTAGATTATTAAATTCACAATAACCAACAGAGAACTTGATACCATTTTGTTTGAATGACAAAACACTGACCTGTAAGGTGGAAACCCCATTCCAAATATGCCAGCGATGTCAAGGTCTGCTGCTTTGACAGCAATCCCTTCCGCAAAAACTCTACACGCCTCGTTCACTACCGGGAAAAACGTCATTTCAATAATCTCCTTTTCCGAAAGTTTCGCCAGCTGCAAGAACCCACAACAATCAGTCAGAGTGAGATCTTCTCAAATGCAAAACGAAGATCTTTACCTTAGGGTCAAGGTTCACTCCTGATACGCTCCTTGCCTTCTCGATATACTTCTTTAGTTCAGGATCAGGTTTAGCCTTTCGCTTTTCATCATAAAGATAGAAACCTTTACGAGTGGCTTCACCTGAAAGTTCACaagatttacaaaaaaaatgtttaaaccaataaaaacattatatagcTGTCCTCTCTGATATACCAGCTCTCTTGTCCTCTTGCATGAgtgggataatcattgatttgTTTGTCCTTTCTGGAAAGTTCTCGATGAATTGCGTAGCGGTTGCAATCGCCACACCGAATCCAACCAAATCGCACAACCTACTCGTTCGTATAAGGAACAAAAGTATTAAAAAGGGTGTATGAGAGATTCACATGGTTTTTTAAAATGTGATATATTACCTGAAGGGACCCATTGGCATTCCAAACTTGCTGACTGCCTTGTCAATCAGATATGGATCTGTTCCACGTTCAACAAGGAACATAGCTGCCTGTGTGTACGGGAAGAACATCCTATTAACTGCAAACCCTGTGCAGTTTCCCACCACCACTGGCGTTTTCTTGATCTTCTTCCCAACATCTAACAGGTCAACAATTACTTGGGCAGATGTATGATTGGTCCGGACTATTTCAAGTAGTGGCATGACATGTGCCGGACTGTATCAGAAAAATGAACAGACATGATTCATCTAGAGCGAACAAAAACACTACAAGCATAAGACTTCatcc is drawn from Brassica rapa cultivar Chiifu-401-42 chromosome A05, CAAS_Brap_v3.01, whole genome shotgun sequence and contains these coding sequences:
- the LOC103870714 gene encoding probable histone-arginine methyltransferase 1.3 is translated as MESSPLKKLEQLEFSLDSVTDLSSSPSASPSSPAVATFSCVDGVTELRFLQSDSTHCFTFDLASAQLFKLGTVQFICVSDDNSEEERSFSKGVNIKFGSEKDSKEFCDSFEEWRKDALVHGSSTVSASKSKFDDKIEASSAKMYFHYYGQLLHQQNMLQDYVRTGTYYAAVMENRSDFAGRVVVDVGAGSGILSMFAAQAGAKHVYAVEASEMAEYARKLIAGNPLFADRITVIKGKVEDIELPEKADILISEPMGTLLVNERMLESYVIARDRFMSPNGKMFPTVGRIHMAPFSDEFLFIEMANKALFWQQQNYYGVDLTPLFGSAHQGYFSQPVVDAFDPRLLVAPPTFHAIDFTQMKEEDFYEIDIPLKFTSSVCTRVHGLACWFDVLFDGSTVQRWLTTAPGAPTTHWYQIRCVLAQPIYVMAGQEITGRLHLVAHSAQSYTIDLTLSAKMWGPGASQGGILQSSTGKFDLKEPYYRMSQPQAYPAAQEPPLPPQPQLNPQDIQIQSDDFEEELLQEPAQNASTTQL
- the LOC103870715 gene encoding uncharacterized protein LOC103870715; the protein is MYQDRQGVVGGGGSTPHGIILAVVVALVVFVPFFLGDGGEAITDGISELLCPVGLLLLPIILLLTIQFLSSERGSFVSAIFSTGEPESIHRVSGSPVGVALFLVLILFLLYNRFSIFGGGDDSDD
- the LOC103870716 gene encoding uncharacterized protein LOC103870716, encoding MVDLKDQDMGDGMQCTTHPYTKNPGGICPLCLQEKLGKLVTSSFPLPKPNHLSASSSSKSFSPSSTTTSLALSLSSGRDSNNNNNNNSLPFLLAKKKSMLAAASSSSSSSSASLIYKRSKSSAAAYGESLNRKKRSGFWSFLHLYSSKHHIAAATKKVSHPSVRNQTTETSNKVVGGGIDVIKEEEDESSSSNKVVVETPANGVGSGAGGSSLERKVLRSRSVGCGSRSFSGDFFERISNGFGDCALKRIESQREHSKVISNGGGGEAADAMNEMVKCGGIFGGFMIMTSSSSSTSASSTVDHHHHKMGNKSAWGRAFASPMRAKTVHKGGTTTESSTDKNTTQNLDSVSSLVTMRS